One segment of Primulina tabacum isolate GXHZ01 chromosome 14, ASM2559414v2, whole genome shotgun sequence DNA contains the following:
- the LOC142525379 gene encoding 65-kDa microtubule-associated protein 3-like isoform X3, which translates to MSMGQSNILSQMETSCGTLLKELQIIWDEVGKSDSERDIMLLQLEQECLEVYRRKVDLANKDRSQLRQAIADAEAELAAICSAMGERPVHTRQADQNPRSLKAELGAILPQIEEMQKKKCERKNQFIAALEELHMIKNDICGSERYTLCNTDVDETDLCSRKLEELHRELKALQEEKSARLNQISDHLNLLYSLCSVLGLDFKQTVNEIHPSLRDSESAKSISNHTLQQLETATQRLQELKTQRLQQLKDLATSLLELWNLMDTPIEEQQIFQNVTCNIVAAEEEITEPEILSVDFINHVKEEISRLEELKARILTNLILKKKAELEDIHRKAHLIQETDEAMDTVIESVDAACVLEKIELQIFRAKEEALSRKEILEKVEKWIAACEEESWLEEYNRDDNRYNAGRGAHLTLRRAEKARVLINKLPGMVDTLASKTVEWENEKGLDFIYDGVRLLSMLEGYMVLRQEKELEQKRLRDQRKLQGQLLTEQEALYGSKPSPVKNQTAKKGSRLSYGGPSNRRLSLGGPMPQTHKPDLPPAKATPIAARTSKNNERINLDRFRDNGFAALSSGSRGLDIAGLPLKLHPFEVLNACELESPITRKPFSPISSTDSSNSNATNMLEDLHKKHSEMLQKTLLTSNNTQFSTPPKILAATQEDNRTPKTMPIPVPFTPSTVSIPMQTGLTPALKNKYIGEEIEYSFEERRAGFVLPRPLQPMPVTQV; encoded by the exons ATGTCTATGGGTCAAAGTAATATACTTTCGCAAATGGAAACATCATGTGGAACTCTTCTAAAAGAATTGCAG ATAATATGGGATGAGGTTGGCAAATCTGATTCTGAAAGGGACATAATGTTGCTTCAACTTGAACAAGAATGTTTGGAGGTGTACCGAAGAAAAGTAGATCTGGCTAACAAAGATAGATCTCAGCTGAGGCAGGCGATTGCTGATGCTGAAGCTGAGCTTGCTGCAATTTGCTCTGCAATGGGAGAGAGGCCAGTGCACACTAGGCAG GCTGATCAAAACCCTAGAAGCCTGAAAGCTGAACTTGGAGCCATCCTTCCGCAGATAGAGGAGATGCAGAAAAAGAAATGTGAGAGGAAGAATCAATTTATAGCGGCCTTAGAGGAGCTACATATGATAAAAAATGATATCTGCGGGTCAGAACGGTATACTTTGTGTAATACAGATGTAGATGAAACAGATTTGTGTTCTAGAAAGCTCGAAGAACTGCACAGAGAGCTTAAAGCGCTGCAAGAAGAAAAG AGCGCACGTTTGAATCAGATTTCGGACCATTTGAACCTTCTATATAGCTTGTGCTCAGTACTTGGTTTAGATTTTAAACAAACTGTGAATGAGATTCACCCAAGTTTAAGAGATTCGGAGAGCGCAAAAAGTATTAGCAATCATACCTTGCAGCAGTTGGAAACTGCTACACAGAGACTGCAAGAACTTAAAACACAGAGACTTCAGCAG TTAAAAGATCTCGCAACTTCATTACTGGAGCTCTGGAACTTGATGGACACACCCATTGAAGAgcaacagatatttcaaaacgTCACTTGTAACATAGTTGCTGCAGAAGAGGAGATAACAGAGCCCGAGATTCTTTCAGTCGACTTTATAAATCAT GTCAAGGAAGAAATTTCTCGGTTGGAAGAGTTGAAAGCAAGAATATTAACGaatcttattttgaaaaagaaAGCAGAGCTAGAGGATATTCATAGAAAGGCACATCTTATTCAAGAAACAGATGAAGCGATGGATACTGTAATTGAGTCTG TTGATGCCGCTTGTGTACTAGAAAAAATTGAGCTTCAAATATTTAGGGCCAAAGAGGAAGCTCTCAGCAGGAAAGAGATCCTAGAAAAGGTTGAGAAGTGGATTGCTGCATGTGAGGAGGAGAGCTGGCTTGAGGAGTATAATAGG GATGATAACCGCTATAATGCTGGGAGGGGTGCTCATCTTACTTTAAGACGCGCTGAAAAAGCTCGTGTGTTGATCAACAAACTTCCAG GAATGGTGGATACATTGGCCTCAAAGACCGTAGAATGGGAAAATGAGAAAGGATTAGATTTTATTTATGATGGT GTTCGACTTCTTTCTATGCTTGAAGGATATATGGTTCTACGGCAAGAAAAAGAATTAGAGCAAAAAAGACTGAGG GACCAGAGGAAACTTCAAGGGCAGTTGCTGACAGAGCAGGAGGCTCTTTACGGTTCAAAACCAAGCCCCGTGAAGAACCAAACTGCAAAAAAAGGATCTAGATTGTCTTATGGGGGCCCAAGCAATAGAAGACTTTCTCTTGGAGGGCCAATGCCACAGACGCATAAACCTGATCTGCCCCCTGCGAAAGCTACTCCTATTGCTGCACGCACTTCCAAAAATAATGAACGTATAAACCTGGACCGTTTTAGAGACAATGGATTTGCAGCTCTGTCTTCCG GGAGTAGAGGTTTGGACATAGCTGGACTTCCCCTGAAGCTTCATCCTTTCGAAGTATTAAATGCTTGTGAACTTGAGTCACCCATAACACGAAAACCATTCTCTCCCATTTCTTCCACGGATTCATCAAACTCCAATGCAACAAATATGTTGGAAGATCTACACAAAAAACATAGTGAAATGTTGCAGAAAACTCTTCTTACAAGCAACAACACACAGTTCAGTACCCCTCCCAAGATTCTTGCCGCAACTCAGGAAGATAATAGAACTCCCAAAACAATGCCAATCCCTGTACCTTTCACACCCTCAACAGTGTCCATACCAATGCAGACGGGTTTAACACCAGCTCTCAAAAACAAATATATTGGAGAAGAGATTGAATATTCGTTTGAGGAGAGGAGAGCGGGATTCGTACTGCCCAGACCATTACAACCTATGCCTGTGACACAAGTATGA
- the LOC142525379 gene encoding 65-kDa microtubule-associated protein 3-like isoform X4, which translates to MSMGQSNILSQMETSCGTLLKELQIIWDEVGKSDSERDIMLLQLEQECLEVYRRKVDLANKDRSQLRQAIADAEAELAAICSAMGERPVHTRQADQNPRSLKAELGAILPQIEEMQKKKCERKNQFIAALEELHMIKNDICGSERYTLCNTDVDETDLCSRKLEELHRELKALQEEKSARLNQISDHLNLLYSLCSVLGLDFKQTVNEIHPSLRDSESAKSISNHTLQQLETATQRLQELKTQRLQQLWNLMDTPIEEQQIFQNVTCNIVAAEEEITEPEILSVDFINHVKEEISRLEELKARILTNLILKKKAELEDIHRKAHLIQETDEAMDTVIESGISVDAACVLEKIELQIFRAKEEALSRKEILEKVEKWIAACEEESWLEEYNRDDNRYNAGRGAHLTLRRAEKARVLINKLPGMVDTLASKTVEWENEKGLDFIYDGVRLLSMLEGYMVLRQEKELEQKRLRDQRKLQGQLLTEQEALYGSKPSPVKNQTAKKGSRLSYGGPSNRRLSLGGPMPQTHKPDLPPAKATPIAARTSKNNERINLDRFRDNGFAALSSGSRGLDIAGLPLKLHPFEVLNACELESPITRKPFSPISSTDSSNSNATNMLEDLHKKHSEMLQKTLLTSNNTQFSTPPKILAATQEDNRTPKTMPIPVPFTPSTVSIPMQTGLTPALKNKYIGEEIEYSFEERRAGFVLPRPLQPMPVTQV; encoded by the exons ATGTCTATGGGTCAAAGTAATATACTTTCGCAAATGGAAACATCATGTGGAACTCTTCTAAAAGAATTGCAG ATAATATGGGATGAGGTTGGCAAATCTGATTCTGAAAGGGACATAATGTTGCTTCAACTTGAACAAGAATGTTTGGAGGTGTACCGAAGAAAAGTAGATCTGGCTAACAAAGATAGATCTCAGCTGAGGCAGGCGATTGCTGATGCTGAAGCTGAGCTTGCTGCAATTTGCTCTGCAATGGGAGAGAGGCCAGTGCACACTAGGCAG GCTGATCAAAACCCTAGAAGCCTGAAAGCTGAACTTGGAGCCATCCTTCCGCAGATAGAGGAGATGCAGAAAAAGAAATGTGAGAGGAAGAATCAATTTATAGCGGCCTTAGAGGAGCTACATATGATAAAAAATGATATCTGCGGGTCAGAACGGTATACTTTGTGTAATACAGATGTAGATGAAACAGATTTGTGTTCTAGAAAGCTCGAAGAACTGCACAGAGAGCTTAAAGCGCTGCAAGAAGAAAAG AGCGCACGTTTGAATCAGATTTCGGACCATTTGAACCTTCTATATAGCTTGTGCTCAGTACTTGGTTTAGATTTTAAACAAACTGTGAATGAGATTCACCCAAGTTTAAGAGATTCGGAGAGCGCAAAAAGTATTAGCAATCATACCTTGCAGCAGTTGGAAACTGCTACACAGAGACTGCAAGAACTTAAAACACAGAGACTTCAGCAG CTCTGGAACTTGATGGACACACCCATTGAAGAgcaacagatatttcaaaacgTCACTTGTAACATAGTTGCTGCAGAAGAGGAGATAACAGAGCCCGAGATTCTTTCAGTCGACTTTATAAATCAT GTCAAGGAAGAAATTTCTCGGTTGGAAGAGTTGAAAGCAAGAATATTAACGaatcttattttgaaaaagaaAGCAGAGCTAGAGGATATTCATAGAAAGGCACATCTTATTCAAGAAACAGATGAAGCGATGGATACTGTAATTGAGTCTGGTATTT CAGTTGATGCCGCTTGTGTACTAGAAAAAATTGAGCTTCAAATATTTAGGGCCAAAGAGGAAGCTCTCAGCAGGAAAGAGATCCTAGAAAAGGTTGAGAAGTGGATTGCTGCATGTGAGGAGGAGAGCTGGCTTGAGGAGTATAATAGG GATGATAACCGCTATAATGCTGGGAGGGGTGCTCATCTTACTTTAAGACGCGCTGAAAAAGCTCGTGTGTTGATCAACAAACTTCCAG GAATGGTGGATACATTGGCCTCAAAGACCGTAGAATGGGAAAATGAGAAAGGATTAGATTTTATTTATGATGGT GTTCGACTTCTTTCTATGCTTGAAGGATATATGGTTCTACGGCAAGAAAAAGAATTAGAGCAAAAAAGACTGAGG GACCAGAGGAAACTTCAAGGGCAGTTGCTGACAGAGCAGGAGGCTCTTTACGGTTCAAAACCAAGCCCCGTGAAGAACCAAACTGCAAAAAAAGGATCTAGATTGTCTTATGGGGGCCCAAGCAATAGAAGACTTTCTCTTGGAGGGCCAATGCCACAGACGCATAAACCTGATCTGCCCCCTGCGAAAGCTACTCCTATTGCTGCACGCACTTCCAAAAATAATGAACGTATAAACCTGGACCGTTTTAGAGACAATGGATTTGCAGCTCTGTCTTCCG GGAGTAGAGGTTTGGACATAGCTGGACTTCCCCTGAAGCTTCATCCTTTCGAAGTATTAAATGCTTGTGAACTTGAGTCACCCATAACACGAAAACCATTCTCTCCCATTTCTTCCACGGATTCATCAAACTCCAATGCAACAAATATGTTGGAAGATCTACACAAAAAACATAGTGAAATGTTGCAGAAAACTCTTCTTACAAGCAACAACACACAGTTCAGTACCCCTCCCAAGATTCTTGCCGCAACTCAGGAAGATAATAGAACTCCCAAAACAATGCCAATCCCTGTACCTTTCACACCCTCAACAGTGTCCATACCAATGCAGACGGGTTTAACACCAGCTCTCAAAAACAAATATATTGGAGAAGAGATTGAATATTCGTTTGAGGAGAGGAGAGCGGGATTCGTACTGCCCAGACCATTACAACCTATGCCTGTGACACAAGTATGA
- the LOC142525379 gene encoding 65-kDa microtubule-associated protein 3-like isoform X1 produces the protein MSMGQSNILSQMETSCGTLLKELQIIWDEVGKSDSERDIMLLQLEQECLEVYRRKVDLANKDRSQLRQAIADAEAELAAICSAMGERPVHTRQADQNPRSLKAELGAILPQIEEMQKKKCERKNQFIAALEELHMIKNDICGSERYTLCNTDVDETDLCSRKLEELHRELKALQEEKSARLNQISDHLNLLYSLCSVLGLDFKQTVNEIHPSLRDSESAKSISNHTLQQLETATQRLQELKTQRLQQLKDLATSLLELWNLMDTPIEEQQIFQNVTCNIVAAEEEITEPEILSVDFINHVKEEISRLEELKARILTNLILKKKAELEDIHRKAHLIQETDEAMDTVIESGISVDAACVLEKIELQIFRAKEEALSRKEILEKVEKWIAACEEESWLEEYNRDDNRYNAGRGAHLTLRRAEKARVLINKLPGMVDTLASKTVEWENEKGLDFIYDGVRLLSMLEGYMVLRQEKELEQKRLRDQRKLQGQLLTEQEALYGSKPSPVKNQTAKKGSRLSYGGPSNRRLSLGGPMPQTHKPDLPPAKATPIAARTSKNNERINLDRFRDNGFAALSSGSRGLDIAGLPLKLHPFEVLNACELESPITRKPFSPISSTDSSNSNATNMLEDLHKKHSEMLQKTLLTSNNTQFSTPPKILAATQEDNRTPKTMPIPVPFTPSTVSIPMQTGLTPALKNKYIGEEIEYSFEERRAGFVLPRPLQPMPVTQV, from the exons ATGTCTATGGGTCAAAGTAATATACTTTCGCAAATGGAAACATCATGTGGAACTCTTCTAAAAGAATTGCAG ATAATATGGGATGAGGTTGGCAAATCTGATTCTGAAAGGGACATAATGTTGCTTCAACTTGAACAAGAATGTTTGGAGGTGTACCGAAGAAAAGTAGATCTGGCTAACAAAGATAGATCTCAGCTGAGGCAGGCGATTGCTGATGCTGAAGCTGAGCTTGCTGCAATTTGCTCTGCAATGGGAGAGAGGCCAGTGCACACTAGGCAG GCTGATCAAAACCCTAGAAGCCTGAAAGCTGAACTTGGAGCCATCCTTCCGCAGATAGAGGAGATGCAGAAAAAGAAATGTGAGAGGAAGAATCAATTTATAGCGGCCTTAGAGGAGCTACATATGATAAAAAATGATATCTGCGGGTCAGAACGGTATACTTTGTGTAATACAGATGTAGATGAAACAGATTTGTGTTCTAGAAAGCTCGAAGAACTGCACAGAGAGCTTAAAGCGCTGCAAGAAGAAAAG AGCGCACGTTTGAATCAGATTTCGGACCATTTGAACCTTCTATATAGCTTGTGCTCAGTACTTGGTTTAGATTTTAAACAAACTGTGAATGAGATTCACCCAAGTTTAAGAGATTCGGAGAGCGCAAAAAGTATTAGCAATCATACCTTGCAGCAGTTGGAAACTGCTACACAGAGACTGCAAGAACTTAAAACACAGAGACTTCAGCAG TTAAAAGATCTCGCAACTTCATTACTGGAGCTCTGGAACTTGATGGACACACCCATTGAAGAgcaacagatatttcaaaacgTCACTTGTAACATAGTTGCTGCAGAAGAGGAGATAACAGAGCCCGAGATTCTTTCAGTCGACTTTATAAATCAT GTCAAGGAAGAAATTTCTCGGTTGGAAGAGTTGAAAGCAAGAATATTAACGaatcttattttgaaaaagaaAGCAGAGCTAGAGGATATTCATAGAAAGGCACATCTTATTCAAGAAACAGATGAAGCGATGGATACTGTAATTGAGTCTGGTATTT CAGTTGATGCCGCTTGTGTACTAGAAAAAATTGAGCTTCAAATATTTAGGGCCAAAGAGGAAGCTCTCAGCAGGAAAGAGATCCTAGAAAAGGTTGAGAAGTGGATTGCTGCATGTGAGGAGGAGAGCTGGCTTGAGGAGTATAATAGG GATGATAACCGCTATAATGCTGGGAGGGGTGCTCATCTTACTTTAAGACGCGCTGAAAAAGCTCGTGTGTTGATCAACAAACTTCCAG GAATGGTGGATACATTGGCCTCAAAGACCGTAGAATGGGAAAATGAGAAAGGATTAGATTTTATTTATGATGGT GTTCGACTTCTTTCTATGCTTGAAGGATATATGGTTCTACGGCAAGAAAAAGAATTAGAGCAAAAAAGACTGAGG GACCAGAGGAAACTTCAAGGGCAGTTGCTGACAGAGCAGGAGGCTCTTTACGGTTCAAAACCAAGCCCCGTGAAGAACCAAACTGCAAAAAAAGGATCTAGATTGTCTTATGGGGGCCCAAGCAATAGAAGACTTTCTCTTGGAGGGCCAATGCCACAGACGCATAAACCTGATCTGCCCCCTGCGAAAGCTACTCCTATTGCTGCACGCACTTCCAAAAATAATGAACGTATAAACCTGGACCGTTTTAGAGACAATGGATTTGCAGCTCTGTCTTCCG GGAGTAGAGGTTTGGACATAGCTGGACTTCCCCTGAAGCTTCATCCTTTCGAAGTATTAAATGCTTGTGAACTTGAGTCACCCATAACACGAAAACCATTCTCTCCCATTTCTTCCACGGATTCATCAAACTCCAATGCAACAAATATGTTGGAAGATCTACACAAAAAACATAGTGAAATGTTGCAGAAAACTCTTCTTACAAGCAACAACACACAGTTCAGTACCCCTCCCAAGATTCTTGCCGCAACTCAGGAAGATAATAGAACTCCCAAAACAATGCCAATCCCTGTACCTTTCACACCCTCAACAGTGTCCATACCAATGCAGACGGGTTTAACACCAGCTCTCAAAAACAAATATATTGGAGAAGAGATTGAATATTCGTTTGAGGAGAGGAGAGCGGGATTCGTACTGCCCAGACCATTACAACCTATGCCTGTGACACAAGTATGA
- the LOC142525182 gene encoding protein PSK SIMULATOR 1, with translation MALETWLIKVKKTLSYSLDSARVAPPLKSKLVMKKSSVGVLAFEVAGIMSKILHLWESLSDENTARFRSESICLEGVRKIVSNDDVFLLGLVCAEMFENLRIIAKSVSSVSKKCQDTSLGCFDRLFDEFANSGNDPHRWLMGSKELTSKIKEMERFVTITATLHREMDELVGLENGLQKSLHSKDHDAGIKEQKIIDFRQKILWQRQEVKYLKEKSLWCRSFDTVTKLLARSIFTVLARIKLVFGVGHGHGYNTSSLPRSLSTSALVYPFENSNLFPLVSGPLAKYPPNTHEARGFFVSNSKILKPPSTTLGAAALALHYANVIIVMEKMIKSPQLVGADARDDLYSMLPDSIRFLLRARLKGVGFSASDPVLAAEWRDALQKVLKWLSPLAHNMTKWQSERSFEQQNSVLKTNVLLLQTLYFANQEKTEAAITELLVGLNYIWRFEREMHAKSMFQNRNEFLISQGSC, from the coding sequence ATGGCTCTTGAAACATGGTTAATCAAGGTGAAGAAGACACTGTCCTATAGCCTTGATTCAGCGCGCGTCGCCCCACCGTTGAAAAGCAAGCTCGTGATGAAGAAATCTAGCGTTGGGGTTTTGGCCTTTGAGGTTGCGGGTATCATGTCAAAGATCCTCCATTTATGGGAGTCTCTGTCGGATGAGAATACAGCTAGATTCCGCAGTGAGTCTATATGCCTCGAAGGTGTTCGTAAAATTGTATCGAACGACGATGTCTTCTTATTGGGCCTTGTATGTGCGGAGATGTTTGAAAACCTGAGGATTATCGCGAAATCTGTATCGAGTGTGAGCAAGAAGTGCCAGGACACGAGCCTCGGATGCTTTGATCGCTTATTCGATGAGTTTGCGAACTCGGGTAATGATCCTCATAGATGGCTTATGGGATCGAAAGAATTGACGTCCAAGATCAAGGAAATGGAACGATTTGTCACAATTACCGCCACTTTGCATAGAGAAATGGATGAACTTGTGGGTCTTGAAAATGGATTGCAGAAATCATTGCACAGTAAAGATCACGACGCGGGAATTAAAGAGCAGAAAATCATTGATTTTCGGCAGAAGATTTTGTGGCAGAGGCAGGAAGTTAAGTACCTAAAGGAGAAATCTTTATGGTGCAGAAGCTTCGACACTGTCACTAAATTGCTGGCAAGATCAATTTTCACTGTTCTTGCGAGAATCAAGCTTGTTTTTGGAGTTGGCCATGGCCATGGGTACAATACGTCTTCGTTACCTCGTAGTCTTTCTACCTCAGCATTAGTGTATCCTTTCGAAAATTCCAATTTGTTTCCGCTTGTATCTGGTCCTTTGGCAAAATACCCACCAAATACTCACGAAGCTCGCGGATTTTTCGTGTCCAATTCCAAGATTTTGAAACCACCATCCACCACGTTAGGGGCAGCTGCACTGGCTCTGCACTATGCAAACGTGATCATAGTGATGGAAAAGATGATCAAGTCACCACAACTAGTAGGTGCCGATGCTCGAGATGATCTCTATTCAATGCTGCCTGATAGCATTCGATTTTTGTTACGGGCTAGACTAAAAGGGGTGGGGTTTTCGGCTAGCGATCCGGTTCTTGCAGCCGAGTGGCGAGACGCATTGCAGAAGGTGTTGAAATGGCTATCACCATTGGCACACAACATGACCAAATGGCAGAGTGAAAGGAGCTTTGAGCAGCAGAATTCAGTTCTGAAAACTAACGTTCTTTTGCTGCAAACTCTGTATTTTGCAAATCAAGAAAAGACTGAAGCTGCCATAACTGAGCTGTTGGTCGGTCTGAATTACATTTGGAGGTTTGAAAGGGAGATGCATGCGAAATCCATGTTTCAGAACCGTAATGAATTCTTGATTTCACAAGGTTCTTGTTAA
- the LOC142524543 gene encoding putative calcium-binding protein CML13, which produces MGKDLNDVRESSMKEAFTLFDTDGDGKIAPSELGILMRSLGGNPTQAQLKAIISGEKLNSPFEFPRFLDLMSKHLKPEPFDRQLRDTFKVLDKDGTGYVVISDLRHILTNIGEKLEPAEFDEWIREVDVGSDGKLRYEEFIARMIAK; this is translated from the coding sequence ATGGGCAAAGATCTGAACGATGTTCGCGAATCTTCAATGAAGGAAGCCTTCACGCTGTTCGATACAGACGGCGACGGCAAGATTGCGCCGTCGGAGCTGGGGATCTTGATGCGATCGCTCGGTGGAAACCCAACGCAAGCCCAGCTGAAGGCTATAATTTCGGGGGAGAAGCTCAATTCTCCGTTTGAATTCCCTAGATTCCTCGACCTCATGTCCAAGCATTTAAAGCCCGAGCCGTTCGATCGCCAGCTTCGCGACACGTTCAAAGTGCTCGACAAGGACGGCACTGGGTACGTCGTCATCTCTGATCTCAGGCACATTTTGACCAATATCGGGGAGAAGCTGGAACCCGCGGAGTTCGATGAGTGGATTCGCGAGGTGGATGTTGGTTCCGACGGTAAGCTTCGGTACGAGGAATTCATCGCTCGGATGATCGCCAAGTGA
- the LOC142525379 gene encoding 65-kDa microtubule-associated protein 3-like isoform X2, which yields MSMGQSNILSQMETSCGTLLKELQIIWDEVGKSDSERDIMLLQLEQECLEVYRRKVDLANKDRSQLRQAIADAEAELAAICSAMGERPVHTRQADQNPRSLKAELGAILPQIEEMQKKKCERKNQFIAALEELHMIKNDICGSERYTLCNTDVDETDLCSRKLEELHRELKALQEEKSARLNQISDHLNLLYSLCSVLGLDFKQTVNEIHPSLRDSESAKSISNHTLQQLETATQRLQELKTQRLQQLKDLATSLLELWNLMDTPIEEQQIFQNVTCNIVAAEEEITEPEILSVDFINHVKEEISRLEELKARILTNLILKKKAELEDIHRKAHLIQETDEAMDTVIESGAVDAACVLEKIELQIFRAKEEALSRKEILEKVEKWIAACEEESWLEEYNRDDNRYNAGRGAHLTLRRAEKARVLINKLPGMVDTLASKTVEWENEKGLDFIYDGVRLLSMLEGYMVLRQEKELEQKRLRDQRKLQGQLLTEQEALYGSKPSPVKNQTAKKGSRLSYGGPSNRRLSLGGPMPQTHKPDLPPAKATPIAARTSKNNERINLDRFRDNGFAALSSGSRGLDIAGLPLKLHPFEVLNACELESPITRKPFSPISSTDSSNSNATNMLEDLHKKHSEMLQKTLLTSNNTQFSTPPKILAATQEDNRTPKTMPIPVPFTPSTVSIPMQTGLTPALKNKYIGEEIEYSFEERRAGFVLPRPLQPMPVTQV from the exons ATGTCTATGGGTCAAAGTAATATACTTTCGCAAATGGAAACATCATGTGGAACTCTTCTAAAAGAATTGCAG ATAATATGGGATGAGGTTGGCAAATCTGATTCTGAAAGGGACATAATGTTGCTTCAACTTGAACAAGAATGTTTGGAGGTGTACCGAAGAAAAGTAGATCTGGCTAACAAAGATAGATCTCAGCTGAGGCAGGCGATTGCTGATGCTGAAGCTGAGCTTGCTGCAATTTGCTCTGCAATGGGAGAGAGGCCAGTGCACACTAGGCAG GCTGATCAAAACCCTAGAAGCCTGAAAGCTGAACTTGGAGCCATCCTTCCGCAGATAGAGGAGATGCAGAAAAAGAAATGTGAGAGGAAGAATCAATTTATAGCGGCCTTAGAGGAGCTACATATGATAAAAAATGATATCTGCGGGTCAGAACGGTATACTTTGTGTAATACAGATGTAGATGAAACAGATTTGTGTTCTAGAAAGCTCGAAGAACTGCACAGAGAGCTTAAAGCGCTGCAAGAAGAAAAG AGCGCACGTTTGAATCAGATTTCGGACCATTTGAACCTTCTATATAGCTTGTGCTCAGTACTTGGTTTAGATTTTAAACAAACTGTGAATGAGATTCACCCAAGTTTAAGAGATTCGGAGAGCGCAAAAAGTATTAGCAATCATACCTTGCAGCAGTTGGAAACTGCTACACAGAGACTGCAAGAACTTAAAACACAGAGACTTCAGCAG TTAAAAGATCTCGCAACTTCATTACTGGAGCTCTGGAACTTGATGGACACACCCATTGAAGAgcaacagatatttcaaaacgTCACTTGTAACATAGTTGCTGCAGAAGAGGAGATAACAGAGCCCGAGATTCTTTCAGTCGACTTTATAAATCAT GTCAAGGAAGAAATTTCTCGGTTGGAAGAGTTGAAAGCAAGAATATTAACGaatcttattttgaaaaagaaAGCAGAGCTAGAGGATATTCATAGAAAGGCACATCTTATTCAAGAAACAGATGAAGCGATGGATACTGTAATTGAGTCTG GAGCAGTTGATGCCGCTTGTGTACTAGAAAAAATTGAGCTTCAAATATTTAGGGCCAAAGAGGAAGCTCTCAGCAGGAAAGAGATCCTAGAAAAGGTTGAGAAGTGGATTGCTGCATGTGAGGAGGAGAGCTGGCTTGAGGAGTATAATAGG GATGATAACCGCTATAATGCTGGGAGGGGTGCTCATCTTACTTTAAGACGCGCTGAAAAAGCTCGTGTGTTGATCAACAAACTTCCAG GAATGGTGGATACATTGGCCTCAAAGACCGTAGAATGGGAAAATGAGAAAGGATTAGATTTTATTTATGATGGT GTTCGACTTCTTTCTATGCTTGAAGGATATATGGTTCTACGGCAAGAAAAAGAATTAGAGCAAAAAAGACTGAGG GACCAGAGGAAACTTCAAGGGCAGTTGCTGACAGAGCAGGAGGCTCTTTACGGTTCAAAACCAAGCCCCGTGAAGAACCAAACTGCAAAAAAAGGATCTAGATTGTCTTATGGGGGCCCAAGCAATAGAAGACTTTCTCTTGGAGGGCCAATGCCACAGACGCATAAACCTGATCTGCCCCCTGCGAAAGCTACTCCTATTGCTGCACGCACTTCCAAAAATAATGAACGTATAAACCTGGACCGTTTTAGAGACAATGGATTTGCAGCTCTGTCTTCCG GGAGTAGAGGTTTGGACATAGCTGGACTTCCCCTGAAGCTTCATCCTTTCGAAGTATTAAATGCTTGTGAACTTGAGTCACCCATAACACGAAAACCATTCTCTCCCATTTCTTCCACGGATTCATCAAACTCCAATGCAACAAATATGTTGGAAGATCTACACAAAAAACATAGTGAAATGTTGCAGAAAACTCTTCTTACAAGCAACAACACACAGTTCAGTACCCCTCCCAAGATTCTTGCCGCAACTCAGGAAGATAATAGAACTCCCAAAACAATGCCAATCCCTGTACCTTTCACACCCTCAACAGTGTCCATACCAATGCAGACGGGTTTAACACCAGCTCTCAAAAACAAATATATTGGAGAAGAGATTGAATATTCGTTTGAGGAGAGGAGAGCGGGATTCGTACTGCCCAGACCATTACAACCTATGCCTGTGACACAAGTATGA